The following are encoded in a window of Candidatus Aminicenantes bacterium genomic DNA:
- a CDS encoding efflux RND transporter periplasmic adaptor subunit, with product MIQQEINEMRLRKMKWLGIAGILVAGLALATACAREEVKGKSMVQVYREKGVPVRVMHVQSKPFVTEYSYVAALKGVKESNAGAPIGGTIHRIHHQVGDVVVRDAVVMSFPTNSPATQYDQARVAFNLAETTLERINNLYAAGGVSRQELDTVQTRFDIARANWDAARQSVHVRAPIAGTITQISVRESDSVEEKTLLFTVARTDQLKAEVWVNEHDIAHMRVGDRAVAEWKHIAMQGEVTRINRTVNPMRQAFGVVVEFENFDQKVFCGVNAAITITSADQSEAIALGREAIRFEDNKAFVFVVQDGLAVRREVRIGRKSGMRVEILHGLLPGEIIVTEGLMLVENGSPLNIIDSLLNAATNREERQ from the coding sequence ATGATCCAACAGGAGATAAATGAAATGAGACTCAGAAAAATGAAATGGCTGGGAATCGCGGGAATATTGGTTGCCGGTTTGGCGCTGGCGACTGCTTGCGCCCGTGAGGAAGTAAAGGGGAAAAGCATGGTCCAGGTGTACCGCGAAAAGGGCGTTCCCGTGAGGGTCATGCATGTACAGAGCAAGCCATTTGTGACGGAGTATTCCTATGTAGCCGCATTGAAAGGCGTGAAGGAGTCCAATGCCGGGGCGCCCATTGGAGGCACCATCCACCGCATTCACCACCAGGTAGGAGATGTGGTGGTCAGGGACGCAGTGGTCATGTCTTTTCCCACAAATAGCCCGGCCACTCAATACGACCAGGCGCGAGTCGCTTTCAATCTGGCTGAAACCACCCTGGAGCGCATAAACAACTTGTATGCCGCCGGAGGAGTTTCCCGCCAGGAACTGGATACGGTTCAGACCCGATTCGATATAGCCAGGGCCAACTGGGATGCCGCCAGGCAATCGGTGCATGTGCGTGCCCCCATTGCCGGTACCATCACGCAGATCAGTGTCCGTGAATCGGATTCGGTGGAAGAAAAGACCCTGTTGTTTACCGTGGCCCGAACAGACCAGCTCAAAGCCGAAGTCTGGGTGAATGAGCACGATATCGCCCACATGCGCGTGGGCGACCGGGCGGTCGCCGAGTGGAAACATATCGCAATGCAAGGCGAGGTTACCCGAATCAACCGCACGGTGAATCCCATGCGCCAGGCCTTCGGCGTGGTTGTGGAGTTCGAGAATTTTGATCAAAAAGTTTTCTGTGGTGTCAATGCCGCCATCACCATCACCAGCGCTGACCAAAGCGAAGCAATTGCCCTGGGTCGTGAGGCGATTCGTTTCGAGGACAACAAAGCCTTTGTGTTCGTGGTACAGGACGGCCTTGCCGTCCGGCGGGAAGTGCGGATTGGCAGAAAGAGTGGTATGCGGGTGGAGATCCTTCATGGTCTCCTACCCGGGGAAATCATCGTAACCGAAGGATTGATGCTGGTGGAAAACGGCTCCCCGTTGAACATCATCGACTCTTTGCTGAACGCGGCAACGAATCGGGAGGAACGGCAATGA
- a CDS encoding TetR family transcriptional regulator, with protein MRRTKEEAEETRQQLLRAALSLFGEKGFAATRLSEIATVAGMTRGAIYWHFKNKEDLFLELIRSRIDPFIQVVERILSRDLPPLETLKAIVTEVPTALIHSGELLAYQKLMFIKSRHIGGFPQLEPLMGKELDALKKRVRAAVQRGQEIGEIVTINAEAVVISLMALMVGLAEMLVEGKETKGIQANLEQITSMFMRGIQA; from the coding sequence ATGAGGCGCACCAAGGAAGAAGCCGAGGAGACGAGACAGCAGTTGTTGCGGGCAGCTCTGAGTCTTTTCGGAGAAAAGGGTTTCGCTGCGACACGGTTGTCTGAAATAGCCACAGTCGCGGGCATGACCCGGGGTGCCATTTACTGGCATTTCAAAAATAAGGAAGACCTGTTCCTGGAGCTTATCCGTTCACGGATTGATCCGTTTATCCAGGTGGTGGAACGGATCCTATCCCGCGATCTGCCTCCCCTGGAGACCTTGAAAGCCATTGTTACCGAGGTACCCACCGCCCTGATCCATAGCGGCGAATTGCTGGCCTACCAGAAATTGATGTTTATCAAGAGCCGCCACATCGGCGGTTTTCCCCAGTTGGAACCACTGATGGGAAAAGAACTGGATGCGCTTAAAAAGCGGGTGCGAGCCGCGGTGCAGAGGGGCCAGGAAATCGGGGAGATTGTGACCATCAACGCCGAAGCCGTGGTTATTTCATTGATGGCCCTGATGGTCGGACTGGCGGAAATGCTGGTGGAAGGAAAGGAAACAAAAGGCATTCAAGCCAACCTGGAGCAGATCACGTCAATGTTCATGCGGGGAATCCAGGCGTGA
- a CDS encoding efflux RND transporter permease subunit gives MNMADLSIKRPILVSMVLIVFVLFGVLSFFNMNLQFLPDTALPMVTVRTVYPGANSEEIQLQVTKPIEDAVSAVSEIDSIQSYSMENASFIMISFHLGKDVYVALDEVKDKVDGIIGDLPDDAENPLVQRFDPLSVPVVDLSLSGSIPATTLYDLADKKLKNRFSQIKGVADVTLTGGRKREVRVEIDSRELQQNGLSLRQLAGILAMNNLDMPGGNIQPGNMDVSVRLQGRFQSLEQLRALEVPTPFGLKKLSDMATIKDAYKPVRKQATYFNNQAQRGASDAILISLRKTSGSNEVRTYNEVVKALPEIREFLPSGCSLELINESITYTRDSVKDTLINIGLGILFTALILFFFLHDLRSTFIVALSMPMSIFSAFLFMRMSGFSMNMLTLMGLSTSVGILVTNSVVVLENIFRHKNRGLDSAHSALRGTREVAMAVLASAGTNLVVFLPLSTMITIAGIMFRNFSLTVVYATLFSLLMSFTLTPMLASMILPDKPTRKFGISEKMEEVFIFLETIYRKILLFFLQKRLRGATFILAAFVLFLSSLFAAGNIGFEFIPDTDDGHLTIKVDMPTGAKLSDTARTAAEIEARLQRIPEISRFWTTLGTQSLVYEGVEMMLTNVKLVDVDERSFSTKDLVSRLHEDLANIPNARIRVAPLRSLGGGNVVDIDLQLQGQDLDVLEGYSRELLQKMKSIPGLINADSSSRRGKPELTIIPDNPKLARAGLTTTDLAVAVRAAVDGLVATQYRDKGEEYDIRVALSEEATDTPEEIANIAVFSRQGRYTLGQLATIEFGEGRNMILGKDRYKSIRLTGAVAQGYVLGAISDQLDAAIAGLNLPAGYKVRWGMMVEEMDKTVSAIIRAFVIALILTYMLLAGILESLVQPLYILGTIPLSLIGVFYFLALTGSTMNIVSMLAIVMLIGIVVNNAILLLDYTNQLVREKGEKVRDALLTACPARLKAILMSTIAIILGMLPMAAGIGASGRELRQPMGIVSIGGVLVSAVFTLVLIPVLYDMLSGKIKQKTLAGALKEN, from the coding sequence ATGAATATGGCTGACCTGTCCATTAAACGCCCCATCCTGGTCAGCATGGTGTTGATCGTGTTTGTCTTGTTCGGTGTCTTATCGTTTTTTAATATGAACCTGCAATTTTTGCCGGATACAGCCCTGCCCATGGTCACGGTCCGAACAGTGTATCCAGGCGCCAATTCCGAGGAAATTCAACTCCAGGTAACCAAGCCCATTGAGGACGCCGTGTCGGCGGTAAGTGAAATCGACTCCATTCAGTCTTATTCAATGGAAAACGCCTCGTTCATCATGATCTCTTTTCACCTGGGCAAGGATGTATACGTTGCCCTCGACGAGGTGAAGGATAAAGTGGATGGCATAATCGGAGATCTTCCGGATGACGCGGAAAATCCGCTGGTGCAGCGTTTTGATCCGCTATCCGTTCCAGTTGTGGATCTGTCGCTTTCCGGAAGTATACCGGCTACGACTTTGTACGACCTGGCGGACAAAAAACTGAAAAATCGCTTTTCCCAGATCAAGGGGGTTGCCGATGTGACGTTGACGGGCGGCAGGAAAAGGGAAGTCCGCGTGGAGATCGACAGTCGGGAGTTGCAGCAAAACGGCCTGTCTCTGCGTCAACTGGCGGGCATCCTGGCCATGAACAACCTGGACATGCCCGGGGGCAATATCCAGCCCGGCAATATGGATGTCAGTGTGCGTCTGCAGGGGAGGTTCCAGAGCCTGGAACAACTCCGCGCCCTGGAGGTGCCTACCCCCTTCGGGTTAAAAAAACTGTCCGACATGGCCACTATCAAGGATGCATATAAACCGGTGCGAAAACAGGCCACCTATTTCAACAACCAGGCCCAAAGGGGGGCTTCCGACGCCATCCTCATCAGCCTGCGCAAAACCAGTGGCAGCAACGAGGTGCGAACTTATAACGAAGTCGTCAAGGCCCTGCCCGAAATCCGTGAATTCCTGCCCTCAGGGTGTTCTCTGGAGTTGATCAACGAGTCGATCACCTATACCCGCGATTCCGTCAAGGACACGCTGATCAATATCGGATTGGGTATCCTGTTTACCGCACTCATTCTCTTCTTTTTCCTTCACGACCTGCGTTCCACCTTTATCGTTGCCTTGTCTATGCCCATGTCTATCTTTTCGGCCTTCCTGTTCATGCGCATGTCCGGGTTCTCGATGAACATGCTGACGCTTATGGGGCTGTCCACTTCGGTGGGCATCCTGGTGACCAACTCGGTGGTGGTGCTGGAAAACATCTTCCGTCATAAGAATAGGGGATTGGACAGCGCCCACAGCGCTTTGCGGGGAACACGGGAGGTCGCCATGGCCGTGTTGGCTTCGGCGGGAACCAACCTGGTGGTTTTTCTGCCCCTGTCTACCATGATCACCATCGCGGGTATCATGTTCCGCAACTTCAGCCTCACCGTGGTGTATGCCACGCTGTTCTCCCTGCTTATGTCATTTACGCTCACACCTATGCTGGCTTCGATGATTCTCCCGGACAAACCGACGCGGAAGTTCGGAATCAGCGAGAAGATGGAAGAAGTGTTTATATTCTTGGAAACCATCTACCGGAAAATCCTTTTGTTTTTCCTGCAAAAGCGACTCAGGGGGGCGACCTTCATCCTCGCGGCGTTTGTTTTGTTCTTGAGCAGCCTGTTCGCGGCCGGAAATATTGGCTTTGAATTCATTCCTGATACCGATGACGGACACTTGACCATCAAAGTGGATATGCCCACGGGGGCGAAACTCAGTGACACGGCGCGAACCGCCGCGGAAATCGAGGCGCGGTTGCAGCGAATCCCCGAGATTTCCAGGTTCTGGACCACTCTGGGTACCCAGAGCCTGGTGTATGAAGGTGTGGAGATGATGTTGACGAACGTCAAGCTGGTGGATGTCGATGAACGGTCTTTCTCCACGAAAGACCTGGTTTCGCGCCTGCACGAGGACTTGGCAAATATCCCCAATGCCCGTATCCGCGTGGCACCCCTGCGCAGCCTGGGGGGAGGAAATGTCGTGGATATCGACTTGCAACTGCAGGGACAGGACCTCGACGTGCTGGAAGGGTACAGCCGCGAATTGTTGCAAAAGATGAAATCCATTCCCGGACTGATCAACGCCGATTCCAGCTCCCGACGGGGCAAGCCGGAGTTGACCATTATTCCGGACAACCCCAAACTGGCCCGGGCCGGACTCACTACGACGGACCTGGCGGTGGCCGTGCGTGCCGCCGTGGACGGCCTGGTGGCCACCCAATATCGCGATAAAGGCGAAGAATATGACATCCGTGTAGCTTTGAGTGAAGAAGCCACCGACACCCCGGAAGAGATCGCCAATATTGCGGTTTTTTCCCGGCAAGGGCGGTACACACTGGGGCAACTGGCGACCATCGAGTTCGGGGAAGGCCGGAACATGATTCTGGGCAAAGATCGTTACAAGTCGATCCGGTTGACCGGGGCTGTGGCCCAGGGTTATGTGCTCGGTGCAATCAGTGATCAACTGGACGCGGCCATCGCCGGCCTGAACCTGCCCGCGGGCTACAAAGTCCGCTGGGGCATGATGGTGGAAGAGATGGATAAAACCGTGAGCGCCATCATCCGGGCTTTTGTCATTGCCCTGATCCTGACCTACATGCTGTTGGCGGGAATCCTGGAAAGCCTGGTCCAGCCCCTCTATATCCTCGGCACCATTCCCCTCTCCCTGATCGGGGTGTTCTACTTTCTGGCCTTGACGGGCTCCACCATGAACATCGTCTCCATGCTGGCCATCGTCATGTTGATCGGCATCGTGGTCAACAACGCCATCCTTTTGTTGGACTACACCAACCAATTGGTCCGGGAAAAGGGTGAAAAAGTCAGGGATGCCCTGTTGACCGCCTGTCCGGCCCGCCTGAAAGCAATTCTCATGTCCACCATCGCCATTATCCTGGGTATGCTGCCCATGGCGGCGGGCATCGGCGCGTCGGGAAGGGAACT